GTCACGCAGGAATGCAATCAGCTTGCCCGCGTCATACAACGCAAGAACATCCGCTTTGATCGCAGTTTCGATCTCTGGCATCGCGTCGATGCGCTGTGCAAACGTTGCTGGAAAATCAAGGATGTACAGATTGTCTTGTGCTCTGACGCGCAATATGCCACTGTTTGATGAGAACACAACATCTCGTGATTCTCGCGCTATGCGCGACAGAATGACACTTGCAGCTGCGAGCGTGCCATGCCCGCACAGCGCGATCTCGGTTGTGCATGTGAACCAACGGATGTCCCACGAGTTGTCACCAAACACAAGGAAAGCGGTGATCGGTGCGTTGTTCTCCATCGCAACTGACTGGAGCAGCGCATCGTCCAGCCACGCATCAAGCACACACACCACCGCGGGGTTGCCCGCAAAGAGCGTGGAAGTAAACGCATCGACGTGGAAGGTGCGGATGATGGGCATTAGGAGCTCGGTCTCGGATGAGGACTGTAATCACCCAAAAAGGCAGTCAAAGGCGGTTTATCTTCCGTATCAAGGTTAAAACGCAAAGATAAATCGACTAAATATCTGAATTATGTCGATTTAAAATCGACATATATCCGAATATGTGTAGAATGAATCCCATGGACTCGACAACTTGGCAACCAACAAGCGAAGATAATCTTGCAGCTCTGGTGCAGCAGAACCCTTGGCATCAGCTCGAAAATGTGCCAAGGTCTCTCGCATTCACATTCCCGCGATCTCTCTCAAAGCTGCTTTGGCAAACACTCCAACAGCCGCTTGGTCGATATCAAGTGATTATAGGTCCTCGTCGTGTCGGCAAAACCGTTACGATGTACCAAACGATTCAGTCGCTCATCGAAGCTGGAGTGCATCCGCAGCGTCTCTGGTTTTTGAATCTTGATCATCCTCTCTTGATGAACTATGAACTCGACGCGTGGGTCCGCGCGATCACCAAACGATTTGGTGCAGACGAGAGTAGGCCACTCTACCTGTTCCTTGATGAAGTCAGCATGTCCCACAACTGGGATCGATGGCTCAAAGTGTTCTATGACGAAAGGAGACCGATTCGGGTTGTAGCCACATCAAGTTCAACAGCAGCTTTACGAGGACGAACAGTTGAAAGCGGTATAGGCAGATGGACTGAGCAGTATCTGACACCCTACTCGTTCAGCGAGTACCTGCAACTTCGTGAGCACGAACTTCCCAGCTTCGAAGTTGGCAGCAATCTACTCGACACACTCCGTTCATGCGCTGCATCGCAGCCTCTGTTTAACGTGATTCATCATCGGATCATGTACCTTCTTGTTGGAGGATTTCCTGAGTTATTGCTGAGAGAGCACAATACAGAGTCCATGGAAACTGCGATGCTCCGTTCGCAACAGACGTTGCGACAGGAAGCCGTTCAGCGTGTTGCCACGATGGACATTCCGCAAGTCTTTGATATCAAGCACCCATTTCTGCTCGAGCGGCTGGTCTATGTTCTTGGCGGACAAATGTGCGGAATAATGAACATGACAAACCTTGCGAGCTTGTTGAGCTTGCATCGCCATACTGTTGCGCAGTATGTCAGCTACCTTGAGCAGGCATTCCTGATCTTCACGCTTCCAAATTATGCGCACTCGGAAGAAGCAGTTCAAAGACGAGGGCAGAAAGTATACTTTGTTGACGGTGCAGTTCGGAATGCAGCTCTTCAGCGCGGCATTGCTCCTGTAAGTGATGCACGAGAACAAGGATTCCTTACAGAGAACGCCGCTGTATCACATCTCCAATCACTGTCACTACAAACAGGTGTTCGAACATACCACTGGCGTGACAATGGCAGAGAGGTTGATGTCATTTACGATGATCCCTCAGGGCCGCTGGCATTTGAGATTACAACTTCATCCAATCACACACTCAAAGGCATACACGCATTGTGTGAAAAATACCCCCAGTTCCAGAAAAGATGCTTCATTGTCTCGTCAGAGTCCTCTTCACTCAACATGCCCGAAGATGATCCAAACGGTGTAGGTCGAATACCCTTTGATCTGTTCATGATCACTATTGGCAGGCAGGCCGAATATGCGATGACCCAGCGGTTGGGGATGTTTATACCCTAAGTCTTCAGCCCCCACCAACCCCATTCTTCCTCTGCCAAAGCGAGACTCTGAGCAGCAGTGAACCTATCCTCTTGGCCCCGCGAAATGCGTTCCCGCGATCGGTCTTTTTCCAGTCGATCCCGGGCACCTGCGAATCTTTGTTCTCAGGCTGAAAATCGGGTTTTTCGGGCGACTTGTAGAGGTTTTGTGACAGTTTGGGTCGAGCGAATCAGGTGGTGGGCACCGGTTCAATCGAGTCTGCCAGATACATAGATACAGGTTCATCCATCTCACTGGATCCGCTCAAGCGGACCATTGGCACAGACATAAAAGAGGACACGCCCGTGAGCATGAAGATCAAGGCTGACGAGATCACCAGCGTCATCAAGCAGGAAATCGCGCAGTACGCCTCGGAACTCGAGGTCTCAGAGGTCGGCCGCGTCATCGAGGTCGGCGACGGTATTGCTCGTATCTACGGGCTTGCCAAGGCGATGGCTGGCGAACTGCTCGAGTTCGAGACGTCTGAAGGCAGCGTCATGGGGCAGGTCATGAACCTGAACACCGACACCGTCGGTGCGGTCATCTACGGCGACTATCTCGCTGTGAAGGAGGGCGACCTCGTCAAGTCCACAGGCCGCCTGCTCGAAGTGCCCGTGGGCCCTGAAATGCTCGGTCGCGTTGTGAACCCGCTCGGCCAGCCGATCGACGGCGGCCCCGCGATCAACACATCCGAGCGCCGCAAGGTCGACATCATCGCACCGGGCATTGCCGATCGCCAGCCTGTGACCGAGCCCATGCAGACCGGTATCAAGGCTGTTGACTCCATGATCCCGATCGGGAAGGGCCAGCGCGAACTGATCATCGGTGACCGCAAGACGGGTAAGACCGCGGTCGCTGTTGATGCGATCATCAACCAGAAGCAGTACTGGGGCACACCCGAGGCTGTGGTCTGCGTGTACGTCGCGGTCGGCCAGAAGGAATCGACCGTTGCTGGCGTTGTTGAGCAGCTGAAGAAGCACGGCGCGATGGACTACACGGTCGTCGTCTCCGCAGGCTCGTCCGACTCCGCACCCATGCAGTACGTCGCGCCGTACACCGGCTGCACCATCGGCGAGTACTTCATGTGGCAGGGCAAGGAAGGCAAGACACCGAAGCACGCACTGTGCATCTACGACGACCTTTCCAAGCAGGCTGTTGCGTATCGCCAGCTGTCGCTGCTGCTGCGTCGTCCGCCCGGACGCGAGGCCTATCCCGGCGACGTGTTCTATCTGCACTCACGCCTGCTGGAACGCGCTACCAAGCTGTCCGACGAGAACGGCGCAGGCTCACTTACAGCTCTGCCCATCATCGAGACACAGGAAGGTGACGTGTCGGCGTACATCCCGACCAACGTTATTTCGATTACCGACGGTCAGATCTATCTCGAGCCGGAACTGTTCTTCTCGGGTGTCCGCCCTGCTATCAACGCCGGTATCTCGGTGTCGCGCGTGGGTGGTAACGCGCAGGTGAAGGCGATGAAGAAGATCGCTGGCTCACTGCGTCTCGACCTTGCAGCCTTCCGCGAACTGGAAGCGTTCGCGCAGCTCGGCACCGAACTCGACGCTGCAACACAGAAGCAGCTCGATCGCGGTGCACGCATGGTCGAACTGCTGAAGCAGCCGCAATACGTGCCATACAACGTGACCGATCAGGTCATCTCGATCTACGCAGGTGCAAAGGGCTATCTCGACGATGTGCCAACAAACAAAGTGGCGCAGTACGAGAAGGATCTGCTCTCATACTTCCAGACTGTTGGCAAGGGCATTCGCGATCGTCTCGACCAGTCCAAAGCACTTAGCGACGACATCGTGAAGGATCTTGATGACGCGATGAAGACATTCAAGAAGGACTGGAAGCCGAACTGAAGTTGCTTGTTCAAAGAGAATATGAAGACTTTAAAGCCCGCTCCTGATGGAGCGGGTTTTTTCTTTGGTTTGATGTATACTGAATAAGATTCTTCGGGCCACGCACAAGAGGGAGCATGCACATGAAACTGCTTCGCAGCGTAATGATGATAGTATTTAGTGTCATATTGACATTATCATCTGCACGCGCACAGCAACCGATTGGACAGTGGCAACCCGGTCCAAAGGCGAGCAGCGTTTCGGGCTCGATCTACTCGATTGAAACATGGGACCCTGATGGAAGCGGGCCAGCACCACAGCACTTTGCTATTGGTGGCCGGATTGATGCGATTGGCTCTGAGTACATAAACAATATTGCAATGTGGGATGGCACATCGTGGCAACAGATGGGGGATGGGTTTGTTCCACCGTTTTCGGAAGAACTCGGTGGCTTGCAACTCAAGCGGATCGGCAACACGCTCTTTGCTGGAGTTACTGCTGGCAATGCAACGACCGGGTTTTCTCACTCTCTCAAGCAGTGGAATGGAAATGCTTGGGCAGAAGTGCCGAGTTCAACATGGTTCGCCGCCTCCAATCGATTTACTGTGTTTCGGCACGAGAACAAGCTTGCTGTCTATGCTCGAAATGATGAGATGCCATCGGAGCAATATGTGATCGGGCTGTGGGACGGTGTCGGCTGGAGCTATCCAGTCACTGTTCCAGCGGGGGTGCAGTTGTTCAAGAGAGCGGTGGAGCTCAAAGGGTATTGGTATTTTCTTGTAAATAAATCAGTCTATCGATTGAACGCAGATGGAACCACGACGGAGGTTGGTGTTGCAACAGAGCCGTATTACCCCAACGTGTCCGCAATGGAAGTGTTTAACAACGAAATATATATTACTGGCCTGTTTCATGAGTGGAACGATGTTCCACGCAATAGTATTGTACGCTTTGATGGGACGAGTTGGTCTCCTGTAGGCGTTGGTTTATCCGGCGACGGCTCGTTGCTTCGAGTCGGAAACGACAGAATCTACGTTGCCGGGCCGGTAGGGTCAGGTATCAACCCTGACGGAAGTGTCGTTCCTTCTAGCGGCTTCCTCTCATGGAACGGGACAAGCTGGAAGAACGAGAGTTCCGAACCAGTGTTGTCGCCATTTGATCTTTCAATTGATGGCGACATTCAGTTTGCGCGAGGCGGATTCCAGGGGACCAATCCGGTTTTCTTCAACAGCCTTGCGACTCGCACGAATAACGCCTGGCAGGTTGTTACAACACTGTCATCAACAACACTAAACGGCACCGCTTATTCAACATGTGAATATAATGATAAACTCGTGGTTGCGGGAAGCTTCGATTATGCCGGCGGTCTACATATTGGCCATGTTGCGACATGGGATGGGACAATGTGGCGTAGCATGAACTATCCGTCCAGCGCGAATGCACCGGGACAACTGCTTGAGCATAATGGCGTGTTGTATACAAGCACGTCAGGCCCATCCGGATCAACCGGAAACTACCCTGTTCTGTATCATTTTATTGGCACTACGTGGATACCAGATTATTACTACGGCTATCAGGTGGCGGTAAGATCCATGGCAGTGTATGAAGACAGCCTTGTCGTTGCGGGCAGATTTACCCAGCCTTCCGTTGCAATCGCTTCTCAGAATGGCAACACATTTGCTGGCGGGTTAAATATTGGCCTTACTCAATATGTTCAGCACATAGCTGTCCTGGGCGATGATCTGTATGCGTGGGGTTCCTTTGCGTCATCTGTATCTGGGGTGCCTCTGAATGGGTTTGCAAAGTGGGACGGATCTCAATGGTCTGAACCACCACTTCCAACGTTGGAGGTCGGATCTCGACCACTTGTTGCGAATGATCGGATCTATATGTATGGTTTCGACCAACAGGCGGGTCTTGTTCATATTTCTGCGTTTGATGGAGCAAGCTGGGAAGTGCTGTATAGCACACCAACAACCACAAGACTGTTTTATCCGTCGGCACTTGTATGGCACGATGATGCACTGCACGCTGCCGGTACTGTCTATCCAAACTACCCAATCTCATTTGAGAGATATGTTGACGTGCGTCGATTTGGACCAAACGGTCTGTTAAGTTCGGTCTCAGAGCCACTCTACGCGCCGAACACAACTATCGCCCAGATCAATAATGCGATGTCAAGAGGAAACTCTATATGGGTCACAGGGCAGTTCCTCGGTAGCCAGAGTGTGATGTGCGAACGGATTGCAGAGCTTCGATTCACTTGCTACCCCGACTGTGACGGTTCTGGCTCATTAAACATCTTCGATTACATCTGTTTCGGCAATGCCTTCAGCTCAAACGATCCATACGCCGACTGTGACGGAAGCGGCAACCTGAACATCTTCGACTATATCTGTTTCGGCAATGCCTACGCAGCCGGGTGTCCGTAAGGATTTGCCACGGCTTTGGTGTTGATTCTTGCATGCTCTTTCATGAGAGAGGGCTTTCTTTTTCTCGAAGGTGCAACCCGGACTCGATTCGCAGAAATACCTATTGGTCCACTGCTCGCATCTCTGGGGAACCATACATGAACCGGAACAACATCCATCGGCACATCAGCACCCTCGCAGTCCTTGGCATTGCTTGCGGTGCAATCGCCCAAAGCCAGTGCGTCCAACCCGAGTGGATGCCGATCGGGATGGAACATCTTCCCCTAACAGATTTCGGGCAAGTCGGCATGATCAATAAAACTCTCGCGTGGGATCCGGATGGCAGCGGGCCGGCGCAACATGCGCTCGTGACCGGGGGGCAGTTCGTCAGCATTGCCGGTGTTGATGCAATCAATATCGCCATGTTTGACTTCAAAACGCGCAAATGGCATCCGATCGGCAACGAGCTTGGGAGACCAGTTGGATCATTGGCATACAAAGTTGAAGACCTGGCTGTAACATCATCGGGCGAACTCTATGCGTGCGGTCGATTTCCTCCGAACAGTCTTTCTCCGAACGGGTTTGGAGTTGCAAAGTGGGACGGGAACGCATGGGTCGCACCTGGTGAACCGCCCCAAACCACCTTTCATAGTATCGACCCGATGTCAAACGGCGGTATTCTGGCAAGCGCAGGATTTAATGTGTACACGTGGAGCGCTGGAAGCCCGTGGTCGTTGTTTGGAACCGCAAACGGACTTATTACTGAGGTGGTAGAGCTTCCAAACGGCGATGTTGTTATTGCTGGTCAGTTTACTTCGGTTGATGGTGTGCCGGTTGTAAAAACTGCACGATGGGATGGAACGATCTGGCATGAGATGGCAATGGGACTCAACGACCAGGTGGACGAGTTGATCGCACTTCCCAATGGGCATGCTGTTGCATGCGGTAGTATTGGTACCGGCGTTCAGATCTGGGATGGACAGAGCTGGACACCGCTTGGTGGTGGTGTAATTGGGACGGTAGACTCGATTGGTCGCGCACCCAATGGTGATATTGTCGCAGCGGGTGACTTCTTGACAGGCGCTCCCGCGTTTGAACGTGATATTGCGCGCTGGGATGGCACCGCGTGGTCATCAATAGGTAAGCCACTTCGTGTGAGTACCGGGTTTTCCACGGTCGCGATGTTTCCTGATGGAGACTTTGTTGTGTCGGGCGACTGGTCCAACCCCCCAAGCGGCAGCCCACACACCATTGCGCGCTGGGACGGCAGCGACTGGGATGTCATTGGGAATGGATTTAATCAGTCGATAAGCACGAGCACACTCTTACCAGATGGTGGATTTGTGCTTGCAGGTGCATTTACTGTCGGCGCAGGAATTGCTGCGAACGGGATCATCCAGCGACACGGACAAGAATGGTCCAGCTTAGGAGAAGAATTTCCTTCAACTTATTTTGTCAATGCGGTTACTGTGACATCGAATGGCGACATGATCGTTGGCGGTAGAATTTTTCCTGCCTTTGGTCAGATCTTCAATAACATCGCCCGATGGGATGGTGCGACATGGCACCCATTGGGCGACGGTATCGGCAGCATTGTTGATGCGTTGGTGGCACTCTCAAACGATGATGTTGTAGCTGGTGGAAGATTTCTTACAGCGAGCGGAATCACTGTGAATCATATTGCGCGCTGGGATGGCTCAGACTGGCACGCGCTCGGCGACGGTATAGATGGGGCTGTCTGGGCTCTCGCGCAAGCAGCAAATGGCGATGTCATCGCTGGAGGCGGATTTCAGATGGCAGGCGGAGTTCCCACATCGAACATCGCACGTTGGGATGGTACATCGTGGTCGCCTCTCGGCAGTGGTTTAAGTGGCACCGTGTACAGCT
Above is a genomic segment from Phycisphaeraceae bacterium containing:
- a CDS encoding PhzF family phenazine biosynthesis protein; this encodes MPIIRTFHVDAFTSTLFAGNPAVVCVLDAWLDDALLQSVAMENNAPITAFLVFGDNSWDIRWFTCTTEIALCGHGTLAAASVILSRIARESRDVVFSSNSGILRVRAQDNLYILDFPATFAQRIDAMPEIETAIKADVLALYDAGKLIAFLRDEQAVRNVAPDLDTIAATCPEGLVITAAGAQCDFVSRYFAPHAGINEDQVTGSAHCILGPMWSERLGKQRMTAQQLSQRGGELVVEVNGGRVLLGASAVLYAEGVIHLPLSSKANPADTQQ
- a CDS encoding ATP-binding protein, coding for MDSTTWQPTSEDNLAALVQQNPWHQLENVPRSLAFTFPRSLSKLLWQTLQQPLGRYQVIIGPRRVGKTVTMYQTIQSLIEAGVHPQRLWFLNLDHPLLMNYELDAWVRAITKRFGADESRPLYLFLDEVSMSHNWDRWLKVFYDERRPIRVVATSSSTAALRGRTVESGIGRWTEQYLTPYSFSEYLQLREHELPSFEVGSNLLDTLRSCAASQPLFNVIHHRIMYLLVGGFPELLLREHNTESMETAMLRSQQTLRQEAVQRVATMDIPQVFDIKHPFLLERLVYVLGGQMCGIMNMTNLASLLSLHRHTVAQYVSYLEQAFLIFTLPNYAHSEEAVQRRGQKVYFVDGAVRNAALQRGIAPVSDAREQGFLTENAAVSHLQSLSLQTGVRTYHWRDNGREVDVIYDDPSGPLAFEITTSSNHTLKGIHALCEKYPQFQKRCFIVSSESSSLNMPEDDPNGVGRIPFDLFMITIGRQAEYAMTQRLGMFIP
- a CDS encoding F0F1 ATP synthase subunit alpha, with amino-acid sequence MKIKADEITSVIKQEIAQYASELEVSEVGRVIEVGDGIARIYGLAKAMAGELLEFETSEGSVMGQVMNLNTDTVGAVIYGDYLAVKEGDLVKSTGRLLEVPVGPEMLGRVVNPLGQPIDGGPAINTSERRKVDIIAPGIADRQPVTEPMQTGIKAVDSMIPIGKGQRELIIGDRKTGKTAVAVDAIINQKQYWGTPEAVVCVYVAVGQKESTVAGVVEQLKKHGAMDYTVVVSAGSSDSAPMQYVAPYTGCTIGEYFMWQGKEGKTPKHALCIYDDLSKQAVAYRQLSLLLRRPPGREAYPGDVFYLHSRLLERATKLSDENGAGSLTALPIIETQEGDVSAYIPTNVISITDGQIYLEPELFFSGVRPAINAGISVSRVGGNAQVKAMKKIAGSLRLDLAAFRELEAFAQLGTELDAATQKQLDRGARMVELLKQPQYVPYNVTDQVISIYAGAKGYLDDVPTNKVAQYEKDLLSYFQTVGKGIRDRLDQSKALSDDIVKDLDDAMKTFKKDWKPN
- a CDS encoding WD40 repeat domain-containing protein; this translates as MNRNNIHRHISTLAVLGIACGAIAQSQCVQPEWMPIGMEHLPLTDFGQVGMINKTLAWDPDGSGPAQHALVTGGQFVSIAGVDAINIAMFDFKTRKWHPIGNELGRPVGSLAYKVEDLAVTSSGELYACGRFPPNSLSPNGFGVAKWDGNAWVAPGEPPQTTFHSIDPMSNGGILASAGFNVYTWSAGSPWSLFGTANGLITEVVELPNGDVVIAGQFTSVDGVPVVKTARWDGTIWHEMAMGLNDQVDELIALPNGHAVACGSIGTGVQIWDGQSWTPLGGGVIGTVDSIGRAPNGDIVAAGDFLTGAPAFERDIARWDGTAWSSIGKPLRVSTGFSTVAMFPDGDFVVSGDWSNPPSGSPHTIARWDGSDWDVIGNGFNQSISTSTLLPDGGFVLAGAFTVGAGIAANGIIQRHGQEWSSLGEEFPSTYFVNAVTVTSNGDMIVGGRIFPAFGQIFNNIARWDGATWHPLGDGIGSIVDALVALSNDDVVAGGRFLTASGITVNHIARWDGSDWHALGDGIDGAVWALAQAANGDVIAGGGFQMAGGVPTSNIARWDGTSWSPLGSGLSGTVYSLIRLPTGDVIAGGAFTLAGGLRHHILRAGMVSPGHQWAMGSMEV